One Natronincola ferrireducens DNA segment encodes these proteins:
- a CDS encoding metal-dependent hydrolase: MKIQYLGHSAFYVEASTMRALIDPFISEEVKSLAFEKGGLTHIFVTHGHGDHFGSTVELARKYGATVISNYEICMYLQKQGIDFHPMHIGGRVTLDFATIKMTPALHGSGIETDGGMVYGGNPCGFVIEADGQKLYHAGDTGLTMDMQLLAEENIDVALVPIGGNFTMDVVDAVKAVTFINPKQVIPMHYNTFPVITASPETFKEKVTNAEVKILDIGEVYRF, from the coding sequence GTGAAAATTCAATATTTAGGACACTCAGCATTTTATGTTGAAGCTTCTACTATGAGGGCTTTAATTGACCCCTTTATTAGTGAGGAGGTAAAGTCCTTAGCCTTTGAAAAAGGAGGTCTTACCCATATTTTTGTTACCCATGGACATGGAGACCACTTTGGTAGTACAGTAGAATTGGCTAGAAAATATGGAGCTACTGTTATCTCCAACTATGAAATTTGTATGTATTTACAAAAGCAAGGGATTGACTTTCATCCAATGCATATTGGAGGAAGGGTTACATTAGACTTCGCTACAATCAAGATGACACCGGCTCTACATGGATCTGGCATAGAAACTGATGGGGGTATGGTTTATGGTGGTAATCCCTGTGGCTTTGTGATTGAAGCTGATGGACAAAAGCTTTATCATGCTGGAGACACTGGTCTAACCATGGATATGCAACTATTAGCTGAGGAGAATATTGATGTTGCCCTAGTACCAATCGGGGGGAATTTTACCATGGATGTAGTAGATGCTGTAAAGGCAGTGACGTTTATTAATCCTAAACAGGTTATTCCTATGCATTATAATACCTTTCCTGTTATTACTGCTTCTCCAGAGACCTTTAAGGAAAAGGTAACCAATGCTGAAGTGAAAATATTAGATATAGGTGAAGTTTATAGGTTTTAA
- a CDS encoding PstS family phosphate ABC transporter substrate-binding protein produces MKKLALFLVLVMLASVALIGCGSSQPTETQADTNNGNADTNTGNDIDFSKLVQVRGSDTMVNLGQRWAEEFMEEYPEAQLAVTGGGSGTGIAAMINRTIDIAQSSRQIKQKEIDDAKANGVEVVEHVTGRDGIAVAVNKDNPITELTMEDIKAIFTGEKTNWKDFGGNDAEITLYSRESNSGTYAFFKEFVLHDEEYATHSNLMPSTQAIVEGLKQDVNGIGYVGLAYLSDEIKGISVAKDENTSAVYPSLETVMSGDYPVARPLFLYTAGEPIGVIKLYMDFIMGDKGQFIVEDIGFIPVR; encoded by the coding sequence ATGAAAAAACTAGCTTTATTCCTTGTATTAGTAATGTTAGCATCAGTAGCGTTGATAGGATGTGGATCAAGTCAACCAACAGAGACACAAGCCGACACAAATAATGGGAATGCAGACACAAACACAGGTAACGATATAGATTTTAGCAAGTTGGTACAAGTTAGAGGTTCTGACACAATGGTAAACTTAGGACAAAGATGGGCAGAGGAATTCATGGAGGAGTACCCAGAAGCACAATTAGCAGTAACAGGTGGAGGTTCTGGAACGGGTATCGCTGCTATGATCAATAGAACTATTGATATCGCCCAATCCTCAAGACAAATCAAGCAAAAAGAAATAGACGATGCGAAAGCTAACGGTGTTGAGGTAGTAGAGCATGTTACAGGTAGGGACGGTATAGCAGTAGCAGTTAACAAAGACAACCCAATTACTGAGTTAACGATGGAGGATATCAAAGCTATCTTTACAGGAGAGAAGACAAACTGGAAGGACTTTGGTGGAAATGATGCAGAGATTACATTATACTCTAGAGAATCCAACTCAGGAACCTATGCCTTCTTTAAAGAATTTGTGTTACACGATGAAGAGTACGCAACCCATTCCAACCTAATGCCTTCCACACAAGCTATTGTAGAAGGATTAAAGCAAGACGTAAATGGTATTGGCTATGTAGGATTAGCTTATCTAAGTGATGAAATTAAAGGTATTTCAGTTGCTAAAGATGAAAATACTTCAGCTGTATACCCATCTCTTGAAACAGTTATGAGTGGAGACTATCCAGTAGCTAGACCATTGTTCCTATACACAGCAGGAGAACCAATAGGTGTAATCAAGCTTTACATGGACTTTATTATGGGTGACAAAGGACAGTTTATCGTTGAAGATATAGGATTTATACCAGTAAGATAA
- a CDS encoding HD domain-containing protein: MNRQQAFDILKKYVESDSLLKHALTVEAGMIGYAKKLEEDVEKWSITGLIHDVDYEKYPEEHPFKATEILKEEGFEEDIIYAVKGHADYTETERKSNLDKALYAVDELGSFIVACVLVRPSRSFDDLEVKSVKKKLKDKAFAKAVDRAIMQRAADEFGLDMTEHIENMIGFLREREAELKKMGYSLID, from the coding sequence ATGAACAGACAACAAGCCTTTGACATTCTTAAAAAGTATGTAGAAAGTGATAGTCTATTGAAGCATGCCTTGACGGTGGAGGCTGGTATGATTGGCTATGCCAAAAAATTAGAGGAAGATGTAGAGAAATGGTCTATTACTGGACTTATTCATGATGTTGACTATGAAAAATACCCAGAGGAGCACCCCTTTAAGGCGACAGAAATTCTCAAGGAAGAAGGCTTTGAGGAAGACATCATCTATGCTGTAAAGGGGCATGCTGATTATACAGAAACCGAAAGAAAAAGCAACTTAGACAAAGCCCTTTATGCAGTAGATGAGCTAGGAAGTTTTATTGTAGCATGTGTTTTAGTAAGACCCTCCAGAAGTTTTGATGATTTAGAGGTAAAATCCGTAAAGAAAAAATTAAAGGATAAGGCCTTTGCCAAGGCTGTAGATAGAGCTATCATGCAAAGGGCAGCCGATGAATTTGGTTTAGATATGACAGAACATATTGAAAACATGATAGGCTTTCTAAGGGAAAGGGAAGCAGAATTAAAGAAAATGGGTTACAGCTTGATTGATTAA
- a CDS encoding putative manganese-dependent inorganic diphosphatase, protein MSIFVFGHKNPDTDSVAAAIAFSNLKNQLGFDTIPCVLGNINKETSYVLDTFHLPVPKFLDNVKVQVQDLKYSFDKGVSADTSILSVYKLMEKEDLQTVAVVDDDNKLLGIVSMKDIAMDLIKGNFYHLQTSLKNLLQDLQGVVLTGDGEGFDGDISVVAYYYKTIAGSLGGRDIIIVGDTYDVIESAIDSKVQLIIITGGKVIPDKYIDMARKNKVTLLSVPMDTYYVSKIINQCNYVSTIMRTKNIIKFYEDDYLEEIKEEIINTHFRNYPVVDNQNVFLGFINKKHILNPQRKQTILVDHNEYRQSADGLEESEILEIVDHHKLGDISTSMPINFRNSAVGSTCTIIYWMFQEYGLDIDEKIAGILMSGIISDTLFFKSPTTTDMDKRAIEGLNSILGLDIEVFAMEMFKTGTSLEGQSIEQIFYKDFKEFKLETFKTGISQVFTLDIEDVFNRKDSFMEFIQGVHKNNHYDITLLLITDILKEGSYILYQCRNNHLISSAFGIEGKQGSFAAGIVSRKKQVIPQLLEAIHLIK, encoded by the coding sequence ATGTCTATTTTTGTTTTTGGTCATAAAAACCCTGACACGGATTCTGTTGCTGCAGCCATTGCTTTTTCGAATTTGAAAAACCAGTTGGGCTTTGATACTATTCCCTGTGTTTTAGGTAATATAAATAAGGAAACCAGTTATGTGTTAGATACTTTTCACCTACCAGTTCCTAAATTTCTTGATAATGTAAAGGTTCAGGTTCAGGATTTAAAATACAGCTTTGATAAAGGAGTATCAGCGGATACCTCTATCCTTTCTGTTTATAAATTAATGGAAAAGGAGGATTTGCAAACCGTTGCAGTTGTGGATGATGATAATAAGCTTCTGGGAATTGTTAGTATGAAGGATATTGCTATGGATCTCATTAAAGGGAACTTTTATCATCTTCAAACTTCTTTGAAAAACCTTCTGCAGGACTTGCAGGGGGTGGTGCTAACGGGAGATGGAGAGGGTTTTGATGGTGATATCTCTGTTGTTGCCTATTATTATAAAACCATCGCCGGTTCTCTAGGGGGAAGGGATATTATCATTGTAGGGGATACCTATGATGTCATAGAGTCTGCCATTGATTCTAAAGTTCAGCTAATTATCATTACTGGTGGAAAGGTAATTCCTGATAAATACATCGACATGGCAAGAAAAAACAAGGTGACCCTTTTATCTGTTCCTATGGACACCTATTATGTTTCTAAAATTATTAATCAGTGTAATTACGTTTCTACTATTATGCGGACAAAAAATATTATTAAATTCTACGAAGATGATTATTTAGAGGAGATAAAGGAGGAGATTATTAATACTCACTTTAGGAATTATCCTGTGGTGGACAATCAGAATGTTTTTCTAGGATTTATTAATAAGAAGCATATTTTAAATCCCCAAAGGAAGCAAACCATCCTGGTGGATCATAATGAGTATCGTCAAAGTGCCGATGGCTTAGAGGAATCTGAAATTCTAGAAATTGTAGATCACCACAAGCTAGGGGACATCTCTACCTCCATGCCTATCAACTTTAGAAATAGTGCCGTAGGTAGTACCTGTACCATCATTTATTGGATGTTTCAGGAGTATGGATTAGATATCGATGAAAAGATAGCAGGAATATTAATGTCAGGTATTATTTCCGATACCTTGTTTTTTAAGTCTCCTACTACTACAGATATGGACAAAAGGGCTATAGAAGGTCTAAATAGTATTTTGGGGTTAGATATTGAAGTCTTTGCCATGGAGATGTTTAAAACAGGAACCTCTCTCGAGGGTCAAAGCATTGAACAAATATTTTATAAGGATTTTAAAGAGTTTAAATTAGAAACCTTTAAAACCGGTATTAGTCAAGTATTTACCTTAGATATAGAAGATGTCTTTAATCGTAAGGATTCCTTCATGGAATTTATTCAGGGAGTCCACAAAAACAATCATTATGATATAACTTTGCTGTTAATTACAGATATCCTTAAGGAAGGCTCCTACATTTTGTATCAATGCAGGAATAACCATCTTATTTCCTCTGCCTTTGGTATCGAAGGAAAGCAGGGAAGCTTTGCAGCTGGGATTGTCTCTAGAAAAAAGCAGGTAATTCCTCAGCTTTTGGAGGCTATTCATTTGATAAAGTAA
- the pstC gene encoding phosphate ABC transporter permease subunit PstC, producing the protein MKESAVRMEAIKHRKSLKKGIKHRLGEFVIENIILLMGVTSVVIVGLIFLFLLKTGIMLFRDVTPREFFLGRYWFPVSVNPQYGILPIVAGSVMVTLGAILISVPIGIGSAIYIAEVAPPKIKTALKVIIEFLSAIPSVVLGFLGIVVLSNWVRITFALSSGFTVLTGSILVSLMALPTIISISDDAISALPKEYKEASLALGATQWETIKHVLVPAASSGIIAAVMLGIGRAIGETMTVMMVTGNAAQIPNSFLISGRTMTATIAAEMGDTVRNGTHYHALFAVGLVLLTMTTCINLIADFVLSRAKREGL; encoded by the coding sequence ATGAAGGAATCAGCTGTAAGAATGGAAGCAATCAAGCATAGAAAAAGCCTGAAAAAGGGCATTAAACATAGATTAGGTGAATTTGTTATTGAAAATATCATATTGTTGATGGGGGTTACATCAGTAGTTATCGTTGGATTAATTTTTCTTTTTCTTCTTAAAACAGGCATTATGCTCTTTCGAGATGTAACACCTAGGGAATTTTTTCTAGGAAGATACTGGTTTCCTGTATCGGTCAATCCCCAATATGGTATCCTGCCTATCGTAGCAGGATCTGTAATGGTAACCCTGGGAGCTATCCTTATTTCCGTCCCCATAGGTATCGGTAGTGCCATCTACATTGCTGAGGTGGCACCGCCGAAAATCAAGACGGCATTAAAGGTCATTATAGAATTTTTATCAGCTATACCTTCAGTGGTGTTAGGGTTTTTAGGAATTGTGGTTCTATCCAATTGGGTCAGAATTACTTTCGCTTTATCCTCAGGCTTTACAGTCCTAACGGGATCTATCCTAGTATCCCTTATGGCACTGCCTACCATTATTAGTATTTCTGACGATGCTATTTCAGCACTGCCTAAGGAGTACAAGGAGGCATCCTTAGCCCTTGGGGCTACACAGTGGGAAACCATCAAGCATGTGTTAGTTCCCGCCGCCTCATCGGGGATCATAGCAGCTGTTATGCTAGGGATTGGTAGGGCTATTGGTGAAACCATGACAGTTATGATGGTAACAGGTAATGCAGCCCAAATACCTAACTCATTTTTGATATCTGGAAGAACTATGACGGCAACCATTGCCGCAGAGATGGGAGACACCGTAAGAAATGGTACCCATTATCATGCCCTATTCGCTGTTGGACTTGTGTTATTAACTATGACAACCTGTATTAATCTGATAGCCGACTTTGTTCTCTCGAGAGCAAAAAGGGAGGGACTATAA